TGGCCGGAATTGATGCGTGACATGAGGACGATGCCTGCGACGGCGCACAGGATACCGTTGAAGATGAAAGCCTTCACGACGATGCTGTCAGGGTTGATGCCGGAAGCGCGAGCGGCACGCTCATTGCCGCCGACCGCATAGACGTATCGCCCGAACTTGGTCTTGTTGAGAAGAGTCCAGGATAAGACGACAACGACCGCGAGAACGATCACGGAAATCGGTACCGGGCCAAGCGAGCCCTGGCCGATCACCTTGAAGTCGCCCAGTCCTGTCACCGGCGAACCGCCCGTGTAAAGCAGCACCGTGCCGCGTGCCACCGTCGTCATCGCCAATGTCATGATGAATGACGGGATGCGGAAGAAGGTGATGACGAAGCCATTGATGATGCCGGTCACCATGCCGACTGCTACGCCGGCGACGACCGCGAGGATGACGCTGCCGGTCATGGCCATCACACTAGCGGCGATGACACCACAGAGCGCGAGAACAGATCCCAGTGAGACGTCGATGTGCCCCAGAATGATGATGAAAGTAACGCCGCAGGCAAGGAGGCTCACCACGACGACCTGACGCAGCACGTTAGTGAGGTTGGCTTCTGTCAGAAACGTCGGGCTCAGGATCGAGGCAAGGACGCAGATACCGACGAAGATCAGGATTGTACCGTATTTGCGGTAGATCTGGGAAAAGCTCATGTTCCGAGAGCCTGAAATCACCTGGCCTTCTCGTTTCACCGCCGCGTCTGCGCGTTCAATACTCATCAGTGTCCTCCCGTGGCGAGGCGCATGATGTTTTCCTGCGTGGCCTCGGCTCTTGTTAGTTCGCCGGTGACCCGGCCTTCGCTCATCACCACCACGCGGTCACTCATGCCGAGGATCTCGGGCAGTTCGGATGAGATCATGATGATCGCGAGCCCCTGACGAGCGAACTCGGTCATCAGTCTGTGAATTTCGGATTTCGACCCGACGTCGATGCCTCGTGTGGGTTCATCGAGAATGAGCAGCTTCAGATCACCCAGCAGCCACTTGGCGAGAACGATTTTCTGTTGATTGCCGCCGCTGAGGTTCTCCACGATCATTGCCGTATCGGGCGTCTTGATCTGGAGCATCTTGATCATGCGCTGGGAAGCTGTCTCTTCCTGCCGCTCGCTGATGAAAATGCCGGAGGCGAACTTCTTAAGGTTCGCGAGCGAGATGTTCTCGCCGACGGACCGGCAAAGCACCAGACCTTCCGCCTTTCGATCTTCCGAGACCATGGCGATGCCGTTGGCAATGGCATCCTTAGGCGACGTGAGCTTTAGCGGCTTTCCATTCAGGCGGACGACGCCCGCGTCCGCCGCGTCCAAGCCGAAGATCACCCGGGCTACCTCCGTCCGCCCGGCGCC
This DNA window, taken from Rhizobium etli CFN 42, encodes the following:
- a CDS encoding ABC transporter permease produces the protein MSIERADAAVKREGQVISGSRNMSFSQIYRKYGTILIFVGICVLASILSPTFLTEANLTNVLRQVVVVSLLACGVTFIIILGHIDVSLGSVLALCGVIAASVMAMTGSVILAVVAGVAVGMVTGIINGFVITFFRIPSFIMTLAMTTVARGTVLLYTGGSPVTGLGDFKVIGQGSLGPVPISVIVLAVVVVLSWTLLNKTKFGRYVYAVGGNERAARASGINPDSIVVKAFIFNGILCAVAGIVLMSRINSGQPAGGVGYEFDAITAVVVGGTSLMGGTGTITGTIIGSMIIGVINNMLNLMNVSSYWQQIIKGLIIAIAVILDVWTKSARNKKKA